One genomic region from Thermomicrobium sp. 4228-Ro encodes:
- a CDS encoding proline racemase family protein: MFGNARHVLQVWDYHHGQATRIVVSGCPPLRGRTIREKQDDLASRFDHLRALICREPRGHRNLLGAFLTEPERPTSHAGVIFVHPDGYFDACGDSTFSVAVALVESGLVPRTTDDGEQELVLDTVLGPLPVRVTLRAGRVVAVTMASGPTYALGDAQLETALGTVPVTLAWGGLLYAFADATALDLELGAHLSAAARERVLEVGTILWQAARNQLRADVPGIATARPVDLVTLLQELDADGTPLPPGSTTQPAGARVANFYAPRTMGRTPSGTGTAARVAALVAAGRLPLGAPYFHESPVGLRFTARPLRRDGEAVHSEISTMSYCMGIATLVLRDDDPFPAGFTL, encoded by the coding sequence ATGTTCGGCAATGCTCGACATGTCCTCCAGGTCTGGGACTATCACCACGGCCAAGCAACCCGGATCGTCGTGAGCGGTTGTCCGCCGCTCCGCGGTCGCACGATCCGCGAAAAGCAGGACGACCTCGCCAGCCGCTTCGACCACCTCCGCGCGCTCATCTGTCGCGAACCGCGTGGGCACCGCAATCTGCTCGGTGCCTTCCTCACCGAGCCGGAACGCCCCACGAGCCACGCTGGTGTCATCTTCGTCCATCCCGATGGCTATTTCGACGCCTGCGGCGACTCGACCTTCAGCGTCGCCGTCGCCCTCGTCGAGAGCGGCCTCGTCCCCCGAACGACCGACGACGGCGAGCAGGAACTCGTCCTCGATACGGTCCTCGGTCCCCTCCCGGTACGCGTCACGCTCCGCGCCGGACGCGTCGTCGCGGTCACCATGGCGAGCGGCCCCACCTACGCGCTCGGCGACGCCCAGCTGGAGACCGCACTCGGCACAGTCCCCGTGACGCTCGCCTGGGGCGGACTGCTCTACGCCTTCGCCGATGCCACGGCCCTCGATCTCGAGCTCGGTGCGCACCTGTCAGCAGCTGCCCGCGAGCGCGTGCTGGAGGTCGGAACGATCCTCTGGCAGGCGGCCCGGAACCAGCTGCGGGCCGACGTGCCAGGCATCGCGACCGCGCGTCCGGTCGATCTGGTCACGCTCCTCCAGGAACTCGATGCGGACGGGACACCGCTCCCACCCGGCTCCACCACCCAGCCAGCCGGCGCCCGCGTCGCGAACTTCTACGCACCGCGCACCATGGGTCGAACGCCGTCGGGTACCGGCACCGCGGCGCGCGTGGCTGCGCTGGTCGCAGCCGGACGGTTGCCCCTCGGTGCACCGTACTTCCACGAAAGTCCAGTCGGCCTCCGCTTCACCGCTCGACCGCTGCGCCGCGATGGCGAGGCGGTCCACAGCGAGATCAGTACGATGTCCTACTGCATGGGCATCGCCACGCTGGTCCTACGCGACGACGACCCGTTCCCGGCCGGCTTCACGCTCTGA
- a CDS encoding DUF6917 domain-containing protein, which yields MSGQEPYARGIVPERPFVAVRPLHGEVVAVLGVSFPDRNLELEPFGSRAFPDGSIAEVCVTDDTEAKPGRRVPRAAYLGFVRFAEGGVVTVGMTCRVGEEIIGEVVGFDGVHAPNHWNIVVRSDRFANGAERGLSLGQAVEFGLE from the coding sequence GTGAGCGGACAGGAGCCGTACGCGCGGGGGATCGTACCGGAGCGACCGTTCGTCGCGGTGCGGCCGCTGCACGGCGAGGTCGTTGCCGTGCTCGGTGTGAGTTTTCCCGACCGGAACCTGGAGCTCGAGCCGTTCGGCTCGCGGGCATTTCCGGACGGTTCGATCGCCGAGGTCTGCGTGACCGACGACACCGAGGCGAAGCCGGGCCGCCGGGTTCCCCGGGCGGCGTATCTGGGGTTCGTCCGCTTCGCCGAGGGCGGCGTCGTGACGGTCGGCATGACGTGCCGGGTCGGCGAAGAGATCATCGGGGAAGTGGTCGGCTTCGACGGGGTGCATGCGCCGAACCACTGGAACATCGTGGTGCGGAGCGACCGGTTCGCCAACGGCGCCGAGCGGGGGTTGAGTCTCGGACAGGCGGTCGAATTCGGGTTAGAGTGA